From the genome of Scytonema hofmannii PCC 7110, one region includes:
- a CDS encoding dipeptide epimerase: MQIEVETFTVNKRFPLTISRGTTAKTTNVWVKISHDGMEGWGEASPFGVGTSPQSTEIIKNALLQVVPSLQKFSPLQRQAIEVILNKSRIPSSAKAALDVAVHDWLGKRVGLPLWQLWGLERNSIVPTSVTIGINSPEGARARARDWLQFTDVRVFKVKLGSPDGIAADRKMLLAVREETPDRELYVDANGGWSLENAVQMCNWLADLGIKYVEQPLQKGQEDRLVHLKKQTSLPIFVDESCFTSSDIPKLANYVDGINIKLMKSGGLTEAMRMVHTARAHGLQVMLGCYSDSTLANTAALQLSPVADYLDLDSHLNLIDDPFTGAILQEGRVLPNDLPGLGVQRSASGA; the protein is encoded by the coding sequence ATGCAGATAGAAGTAGAGACATTCACTGTAAACAAGCGCTTTCCTTTGACCATCAGTCGCGGTACAACGGCAAAGACGACAAATGTATGGGTAAAGATTTCGCACGATGGTATGGAAGGGTGGGGAGAAGCATCGCCTTTTGGTGTAGGGACTTCTCCACAATCAACAGAGATAATCAAAAATGCTTTGCTACAAGTCGTGCCTTCTTTACAGAAATTCAGCCCATTGCAAAGACAGGCAATTGAGGTTATCTTGAATAAATCTCGCATTCCTTCATCTGCCAAAGCAGCCTTGGATGTAGCCGTGCATGATTGGTTGGGAAAGCGTGTTGGGCTACCTCTATGGCAATTATGGGGACTAGAACGCAATTCTATTGTACCTACTTCAGTGACTATTGGTATTAACTCTCCCGAAGGAGCGAGGGCTAGGGCGCGAGATTGGTTACAATTTACTGATGTTCGTGTTTTTAAGGTAAAGTTGGGGAGTCCGGATGGTATTGCAGCAGATCGGAAAATGTTATTAGCAGTGCGCGAGGAAACACCAGATCGAGAATTGTACGTTGATGCGAATGGGGGTTGGAGTTTGGAAAATGCGGTACAAATGTGCAATTGGCTTGCCGATCTGGGTATAAAGTATGTAGAGCAACCACTGCAAAAAGGGCAGGAAGACAGGTTAGTACACTTAAAGAAGCAAACTTCTCTACCTATCTTTGTTGATGAAAGTTGCTTCACTAGCTCGGATATTCCCAAATTAGCAAACTACGTAGATGGAATTAATATCAAATTGATGAAATCAGGGGGCTTGACAGAAGCAATGCGGATGGTACATACAGCACGGGCGCATGGGTTGCAAGTGATGTTGGGTTGCTATTCCGACAGTACGCTAGCCAATACAGCAGCGCTACAGCTTTCCCCAGTAGCTGACTATCTCGACTTAGATAGCCATCTCAATCTTATAGATGACCCCTTTACAGGTGCAATATTGCAAGAGGGGAGAGTGTTACCAAACGATTTACCAGGGTTGGGGGTACAACGCAGTGCGTCTGGCGCTTAA